The Naumovozyma dairenensis CBS 421 chromosome 3, complete genome genome has a window encoding:
- the NTC20 gene encoding Ntc20p (similar to Saccharomyces cerevisiae NTC20 (YBR188C); ancestral locus Anc_8.556) — MSYIEKQTESRKRRLEQLQAKLKKVPHHTNEKQTSIPVDDSLHNVTGKEAPNATKSIEKPTMEEDGVTYEALPKDQDNILNEVKRDAIMIASKLESPDEKNDSFLHRHEVEKVSATKDLKLKLRDQLEILDQRTNASLKRILRERLMKEGQT; from the coding sequence atgtcaTATATAGAGAAACAAACGGAATCAAGAAAACGAAGGCTAGAACAATTACAGGCGAAGCTTAAGAAAGTGCCCCATCATACCAATGAAAAGCAGACCAGTATACCCGTAGATGATTCTTTGCATAATGTCACTGGGAAGGAGGCACCTAATGCAACCAAATCAATTGAGAAACCAACAATGGAAGAAGATGGTGTAACATACGAAGCACTGCCGAAGGATCAAGATAATATACTAAATGAGGTGAAACGTGACGCTATTATGATTGCTTCCAAACTTGAAAGTCCTGACGAAAAAAATGACAGTTTTTTGCATCGTCATGAAGTGGAAAAAGTAAGTGCAACCAAAGATCTTAAATTAAAGTTACGTGATCAACTAGAGATACTCGATCAACGGACAAATGCTTCACTTAAGAGGATATTAAGGGAAAGGTTGATGAAAGAAGGTCAAACGTAA
- the GDT1 gene encoding putative ribosome biosynthesis protein GDT1 (similar to Saccharomyces cerevisiae GDT1 (YBR187W); ancestral locus Anc_8.557), which yields MVSSIKKTLLLLSSLTVLGLAATTSTNTKKVNASPSSLVKTSHVSDDTPVENTSTSPYNSFIMAITMIGLSEIGDKTFLIAALMAMRNPRLLVFFAASSSLAIMTVLSGIAGHSFSYFISEKYTGFLAGILFLVFGYKLTKEGLEMSKDADVSEEMAEVEEEIAVQSMNETNNKIEKGPSLREKLRRKRGMAKYLKKCKDLASYILSPVFVQVFVMVFLGELGDRSQISIIALASNNNYWYAIAGAVLGHVVCSGVAVVGGRYLATKISMRTMTLVGALLFYTFGIIYLYQSYTYAEITA from the coding sequence ATGGTATCATCCATCAAAAAGACTCTTCTCCTGTTGTCAAGTCTAACCGTATTAGGTCTAGCTGCGACCACTTCAACCAATACAAAGAAGGTAAACGCTTCTCCATCCTCCTTAGTGAAGACATCTCATGTATCAGATGATACCCCAGTAGAGAATACCTCCACCAGTCCATAcaattcattcattatGGCTATCACAATGATTGGATTATCAGAAATAGGTGACAAAACGTTCCTTATCGCTGCCTTGATGGCCATGCGTAACCCAAGATTATTAGTGTTTTTTGCTGCTTCATCCTCGTTAGCTATCATGACTGTGTTATCTGGTATCGCTGGTCATAGTTTCTCTTATTTTATCtctgaaaaatatactGGGTTCCTAGCTGGTATCTTATTCTTAGTGTTTGGTTATAAATTGACCAAAGAAGGTTTAGAAATGTCTAAAGATGCTGATGTTAGTGAAGAAATGGCTGAAGTTGAGGAGGAAATCGCCGTACAATCCATGAATGaaactaataataagattgaAAAGGGTCCTTCTTTAcgtgaaaaattaagaaggaaaagagGTATGGctaaatatttgaagaaatgtAAAGATTTGGCTTCTTATATTTTATCTCCTGTATTCGTTCAAGTTTTCGTTATGGTCTTTTTGGGGGAGTTAGGGGATCGTTCTCAAATTAGTATCATTGCCTTGGCttcgaataataattattggTACGCTATCGCGGGGGCTGTTCTTGGTCATGTTGTTTGTTCAGGTGTCGCAGTTGTTGGTGGAAGATATTTGGCTACTAAGATTAGTATGAGAACTATGACTTTGGTCGGGgctttattattttatacCTTTGGTATAATCTATTTGTATCAGTCTTACACTTATGCTGAAATAACTGCATAG